A genome region from Trichoderma asperellum chromosome 7, complete sequence includes the following:
- a CDS encoding uncharacterized protein (EggNog:ENOG41) — protein MMEVTENRKRTRSDDDALSIRSKRHQSNNGDWQILGHCDYTVGWVCALPIEMAAAKAILDSIHAPLPRKEGDINTYIFGRVAGHNVVIACLPASQYGTNNAATVASNMCRSFSSITIRLMVGIGGGVPDGGIDIRLGDVVVGNEVLQYDLGKVLPDGQFQRTGRTTTPPHTIMTAVSKLQADHENAPSRIPSILLDMLDRHEQMASYARPSVQDRLFRHTYKHTQEMDSCERCDLSEVLEQPHRETAKPRIHYGKIASGNQVVKDGESRAKMAEELGIICFEMEAAGLHDFPCLAIRGICDYSDSHKNKAWQKYSAAVAAAYAKELLSVIPTQQPRDTEATYATTDPALLQSRIEAVLGSLTFEQIDSRHATIKTQHSKTCQWLLGHPKYVEWLEPIHFSGHHGFLWINGKPGAGKSTLMKFAYAYAKNKWKATPDATVISFFFNARGVQLEKSTEGMYRSLLFQVIEKFPDVLHDSDHIFQARHNQATWDIETLQALFTHAVTKLGQRQITCFIDALDECDISEVENMVEYFEDLGDQAAERQTKIHICFSSRHYPHIEIRNGLKLTLEDQPGHGEDLEKYVRSKLRAGNSKASQEVSAEILERASGVFLWVVLVVDILNREFRNGRMWAVKRRLRELPDGLSDLFKDILCRDNQNMDDLLLCIQWILYAARPLTCEEYYFALVSGLDPSPENLVRCDRESTTTTTMELYLLSSSKGLAELVKSKKRTVQFIHESVRDFLIKDNGIRQLWPNHAANFESYSHDRLKQCCDNYCNIDISEIVPQGEPLPPASSELTKELRTRVSEEFPFLDYATRHVLHHANSAENDIPQITFLNNFALKRWVHLSNLFQQYEVRRYTPEASLVYILAEHNLPSLVRSAVDNGFYAHPKGERFKYPLLVALKNGHEEVLKALQPHRDASDKIIDQNDYQKVFSFPRTTTALHYAADHGNLLLLTHLLGFMTPKINARDRKFGHVPLSYAAVNGHEACLRALLSCGAHIEAPDYDGRTPLMYAVITRNEAVMRLLLDRGAQVEAADTEGRTPLSYAAENENEAVIQLLLDWGAQMEAADKDGRTPLFYAAKKGNKAVAQLLLDWGAQTEAADKDGRTPLLHAVITRNENEIVVRLLLDRGAQTEAADTEGRTPLSYAAENENEAVIQLLLDWGAQMEAADKDGRTPLFYAAKKGNKAVVRLLLDWGAQMEAADKDGRTPLSYAAGGYGEDVVQLLLDRGAQINAADNYNRTPLSYAAWEGNGAILRLLQLHGAKSSSIIWP, from the exons ATGATGGAGGTTACCGAGAACAGAAAGAGAACTCGAAGCGACGATGATGCACTCTCGATCCGCTCGAAACGACACCAATCGAACAATGGCGACTGGCAAATCCTTGGCCACTGTGACTACACCGTTGGCTGGGTTTGCGCTCTCCCCATCGAGATGGCTGCGGCAAAAGCTATCCTAGACAGCATTCACGCCCCCCTGCCCCGCAAGGAAGGCGATATTAATACCTACATCTTCGGTCGCGTTGCTGGGCATAATGTTGTTATCGCATGCCTTCCAGCGAGCCAGTACGGTACGAACAACGCCGCCACAGTGGCCAGCAATATGTGTCGaagcttctcctccatcacCATTCGATTGATGGTTGGAATTGGTGGCGGAGTGCCCGATGGCGGGATCGACATACGATTAGGAGATGTTGTGGTCGGGAACGAAGTGCTGCAGTACGACTTAGGCAAGGTCTTGCCCGACGGCCAGTTTCAGCGGACTGGCCGCACCACCACACCCCCTCACACGATCATGACGGCTGTATCCAAGCTACAGGCAGATCATGAAAACGCGCCCAGCAGGATTCCCAGCATCCTCCTCGACATGCTCGACCGACACGAACAAATGGCCTCATACGCCCGACCTAGCGTGCAAGATCGACTGTTCCGTCACACATACAAGCATACGCAAGAGATGGACAGCTGCGAGCGCTGCGACCTATCAGAGGTCCTAGAACAGCCTCATCGGGAGACCGCGAAACCTAGAATCCACTATGGCAAAATTGCATCTGGCAACCAGGTCGTCAAGGATGGTGAAAGCCGTGCTAAGATGGCGGAGGAACTTGGCATCATCTGCTTTGAGATGGAGGCTGCAGGGCTGCATGATTTTCCTTGCCTTGCCATTCGCGGCATTTGCGACTACTCAGATTCTCACAAGAACAAGGCCTGGCAGAAGTATTccgctgctgtcgctgctgcatACGCCAAGGAACTCCTGTCCGTCATACCTACACAGCAACCAAGGGATACTGAAGCGACATATGCTACAACAG ACCCAGCATTGCTCCAGAGTCGAATAGAGGCAGTGCTGGGCTCATTAACGTTTGAGCAAATCGACTCGCGCCATGCGACAATCAAGACTCAACATTCCAAAACTTGCCAATGGTTGCTTGGCCACCCAAAGTACGTCGAGTGGCTTGAACCAATCCATTTTTCCGGTCATCATGGATTCCTGTGGATCAATGGAAAGCCCGGCGCTGGGAAGTCAACATTGATGAAGTTTGCCTACGCCTACGCGAAGAACAAGTGGAAAGCAACACCCGACGCAACTgtcatctcttttttcttcaacgcCCGAGGCGTTCAGCTGGAAAAGTCAACAGAGGGCATGTATCGGTCCTTGCTTTTTCAAGTCATTGAAAAATTCCCGGACGTCCTACACGATTCAGACCACATCTTCCAAGCCAGGCACAATCAGGCTACCTGGGATATCGAAACGCTCCAGGCTCTTTTCACCCATGCAGTTACCAAACTTGGCCAGCGACAGATCACCTGCTTCATCGATGCCCTTGATGAATGTGATATATCTGAGGTTGAGAATATGGTCGAATATTTCGAAGACCTTGGAGATCAAGCTGCCGAAAGGCAAACGAAAATTCACATCTGTTTTTCCAGTCGCCACTATCCGCATATCGAGATACGCAACGGATTGAAGCTCACTCTAGAGGATCAGCCCGGCCACGGCGAAGACCTTGAGAAATATGTCCGAAGCAAATTACGAGCCGGCAACAGCAAGGCGTCACAGGAGGTCTCTGCCGAAATCCTAGAGAGAGCATCAGGCGTTTTCCTGTGGGTGGTACTTGTCGTTGACATACTCAACAGAGAGTTCCGCAATGGTCGCATGTGGGCAGTAAAGCGGCGGCTAAGGGAACTGCCCGATGGACTTAGTGATCTTTTCAAGGATATACTTTGCCGGGACAATCAGAATATGGACGACCTATTACTTTGCATCCAGTGGATCTTATATGCAGCAAGACCCTTGACATGTGAGGAGTACTACTTTGCCCTCGTATCGGGACTGGACCCAAGCCCTGAGAACTTGGTTAGGTGCGATCGAGAATCCACTACCACGACAACCATGGAGCTGTATCTTCTTAGCTCTTCGAAAGGCCTTGCCGAACTTGTCAAGTCGAAGAAGCGAACTGTGCAGTTCATTCATGAATCCGTACGCGATTTTCTCATCAAGGACAACGGGATTCGCCAGTTATGGCCCAATCACGCAGCGAACTTTGAAAGCTACAGCCACGATCGATTAAAACAATGCTGTGATAATTATTGCAACATTGACATTTCCGAAATCGTACCCCAGGGCGAGCCTCTGCCTCCCGCATCGTCAGAGCTGACAAAAGAGTTACGTACTCGAGTCTCAGAGGAGTTCCCATTTCTTGACTACGCGACACGACATGTTCTTCATCATGCCAATTCTGCCGAGAACGATATTCCTCAGATTACATTCTTGAACAACTTCGCATTGAAGCGCTGGGTTCATTTGTCCAACTTGTTTCAACAGTATGAAGTTCGTCGTTACACACCCGAGGCTTCTTTAGTTTACATACTTGCTGAGCACAACCTACCGTCTCTTGTCCGATCTGCAGTTGACAACGGATTTTACGCTCATCCgaaaggagagagattcAAATACCCTCTTTTGGTTGCTTTGAAAAATGGCCATGAGGAGGTACTCAAGGCACTTCAGCCTCATCGCGATGCCTCGGACAAGATTATTGATCAAAACGATTACCAAAAAGTGTTCTCGTTCCCAAGAACTACGACCGCGCTCCATTACGCTGCGGATCACGGCAATCTATTACTCTTAACACACTTACTCGGGTTCATGACACCAAAAATTAACGCACGAGATAGAAAGTTTGGCCATGTTCCTTTGAGTTATGCAGCGGTCAATGGTCATGAAGCTTGTTTACGAGCGCTGCTCTCCTGCGGTGCCCACATCGAGGCGCCGGACTATGATGGCCGGACGCCGCTGATGTATGCTGTAATAACCAGGAATGAGGCTGTTATGCGGCTGCTACTTGACCGGGGCGCGCAGGTTGAGGCGGCTGATACCGAAGGCCGGACGCCGCTGTCATATGCCGCTGAGAACGAGAATGAGGCTGTtatacagctgctgcttgactgGGGCGCGCAGATGGAGGCGGCTGATAAAGATGGTCGGACGCCGCTGTTCTATGCCGCTAAGAAAGGGAATAAAGCTGTtgcgcagctgctgcttgactgGGGCGCGCAGACTGAGGCGGCTGATAAAGATGGCCGGACGCCGCTGTTGCATGCTGTAATCACCAGGAACGAGAATGAGATCGTTGTGCGGCTGCTACTTGACCGGGGCGCGCAGACTGAGGCGGCTGATACCGAAGGCCGGACGCCGCTGTCATATGCCGCTGAGAACGAGAATGAGGCTGTtatacagctgctgcttgactgGGGCGCGCAGATGGAGGCAGCTGATAAAGATGGTCGGACGCCGCTGTTCTATGCCGCTAAGAAAGGGAATAAAGCTGTtgtgcggctgctgcttgactgGGGCGCGCAGATGGAGGCAGCTGATAAAGATGGTCGGACGCCGCTGTCGTATGCTGCAGGCGGGTATGGTGAGGATGTtgtacagctgctgcttgaccGGGGCGCGCAGATTAATGCAGCTGACAACTATAACCGGACGCCGCTATCTTATGCCGCTTGGGAGGGGAATGGGGCCATTTTGCGACTGCTCCAATTGCATGGTGCTAAATCTTCGTCGATAATATGGCCTTAA
- the GUA1_2 gene encoding GMP synthase (glutamine-hydrolyzing), with amino-acid sequence MVKKHSRPTRNRGLNNFDIFPTRVMRLNEYEQVKESFDKHLGINLTVVDEAKLFLSRLKGVNEPEKKRKIIGATCIDLFQKEALQIEKEA; translated from the exons ATGGTAAAAAAGCACTCTCGCCCAACTCGCAACCGTGGCCTGAACAACTTTGACATATTTCCCACAAGAGTCATGCGCCTCAACGAATACGAACAGGTCAAGGAGTCTTTTGACAAGCATCTCGGCATCAACCTGACCGTTGTAGACGAAGCTAAACTGTTCCTAAGCCGCCTCAAGGGTGTCAACGAGccagagaagaagcgcaagatCATCGGAGCTACCT GTATTGATCTCTTCCAAAAAGAAGCTCTTCAGATCGAGAAGGAGGCTTGA